Part of the Fundulus heteroclitus isolate FHET01 chromosome 20, MU-UCD_Fhet_4.1, whole genome shotgun sequence genome, GGCCTGGGCCCCATCAGGAACCAAACATTCAACAGAAACCCGCCCGCATGCAACTTCCTGTTCATACAGGAAGTTACAGGTGCGGCGTGATGTTCACAGACCAGAGCAGAAAGCAGCTTCAGGTACTGCTTCTTGACGTCCATGTAGAGCCGGCCGTAGTTCAGGTTCACCTCAGAACTGCAACACCAGAGAAGACACATCAGAGAAGACGGGGGACACGTCCTCAGACCAAGGCCAGACCCTCACCTGCAGATGGCCCAGTCCAGAGCCTGGGGGCTGATGTGCAGAGCTTTACGGACATAGGCGTTGTTCAGGTAGAGGGAGGAGGGGGTGGAGTTGGTGCAGGGCGGGTCCAGACGGACGGACAGGTGCAGAGCAGCCAGACTCAGTAACTTCTGCAGTCAGAAAAGCAGCAGGTGAGACGCTGTGAAGTCCACCTGAAACAGACAGGTGAGCTCATAGGTGAGCGCACCTGGTTCCACTGCCGGGTCTGCTGATGGTTGATGAAGTTGTTTCCCAGATCTCTGATCACCAGCTGCCCACGCTCCACACTGACAACCAGAAACCATCAAGAGTCACCAGGCTGAACGGGACACAGGTGAGTAATCCAGGTAACAGCTTACCTGAACCTGTGGGGGACGCCACCGGCACAGGGAGCGTACAGGTTGTAAATGTTGAGTCCTGAAGTGTAGACGATCACCTGGACCTCCGTCAGCTGCAGAGACGCACAGAGATCAGCTGGACTAAACATCAGAGCCATGTGACCTCAGGGGCCCGGTTCCTGCTCAGAGGACCGGTTCCTGCTTAGAGGGGCCCGGGTCGGCCCGGTTCCTGCTCAGAGAGACCCGGTTCCTGCTCAGAGGGGCGGTTCCTGCTCAGAGGGGCCCGGGTCGGCCCGGTTCAGCCCGGTTCCTACTCAGAGAGGCCCGGTTCCTGCTCAGAGGACCGGTTCCTGCTCAGAGGGGCCCGGGTCGGCCCGGTTCCTGCTCAGAGAGGCCCGGTTCCTGCTCAGAGAGACCCGGTTCCTGCTCAGAGAGACCCGGTTCCTGCTCAGAGAGACCCGGTTCCTGCTCAGAGGGGCCCGGGTCGGCCCGGTTCCTGCTCAGGGAGGACCGGTTCCTGCTGAGAGGCCCAGTTCCTACTCAGAGAGGCCCGGTTCAGCCCGGTTCCTACTCAGAGAGGCCCGGTTCCTGCTCAGAGAGGCCCGGTTCAGCCCGGTTCAGCCCGGTTCCTACTCACGCTCTCGGTGCAGTTGGGGTTCTTGTTGTCGTAGAAGTTGCACTTCCCGCCGCTGCAGCAGAACGTCTGAAGCTCCGCCCACAGCTGGCTGCCCAGCAGGCCGTGGTAGTAGGCGAAGTAAACCAGAGAGTTATCGTTCAGCTCGTAGCTGGACATCCCGTTTCCAACGGCTACGCCCTGCAGCACAGGTGAGCAAAGCGTCACACAGAGGACAGGTGGAGCGAGCGGCAGCAGAACGGGTCAGAAGCTGAGCAGAACCTGCAGGTTCAGGCTGGAGTCCTCCATCACTCGCTCAGCGAGCGTGGGGATGTAGATCCCTCCATAACTTTCTCCGGTCAGGAAGAGCTCGTTGCTGCTGTACTCTGGGAAGAGCCGGAAGAACTCCTTCAGAGCCAGGTAGTTGTTCATGGACACCTGCAGACACAGAACACCTGACACACCTGAGGACCAATCAGAAGCAGCGAAGGCGGCGCGTCACTGACCTCAGTGTCGTTGGTAACGTAGTCCTTATTGTCCGAGTACGAGAACCCAACGCCCACCGGAGACTCCAGGTACAGCATGTTGGCGACCTGCAGGTGAGCAATGAACCAATCAGGTGTCAGGGCTGAATGTGACCCCACCCTGCAGTCACATGACCTACCTTATTCCAGGAGTAAGGGTTGTACTGCAGCGTCACGCCGTCATCCTGGATCTGAAGAAGAGAGCAGAGATCAAACAGCGCTGTCATGCAGGTAAGGTGGGCGGAGTCAGGGCTTACCTACCAGGAAGGGTCCATGTTCGGTGAGCAGTCCATCCAGAGAGCTGCAGCCAGGACCACCGTTCAGCCACAGGACCACCGGGTCAGCGGCCGGCTTGTTCTGAGACTCCACAAACCTGAAAGTCAGAGCAGGTTCAGGTGAGATGGCCTCCACCAGGTGAGAACCTTGGCTCAGGTACGCACCAGTAGTGAAGGTGTTTCCCGTCAGCCAGATTCAGGTATCCAGAGAACTGCCTGAAGCTCGGCTGCTTCTGCAGACCAGGAAGGAAGGTGATCTCATCTGCAGCTGGAGCAGCGCCGGCTCCCAGCAGGAACGCCAGGTAGAACCAGAGGAACGGCTGCATCTGAGGAACAAAGAGCAGAGAACAGGAAATGACATCACCTACACCTGAGGCTGGGCGCTGAGAGAACAACAGCCAGAACCaacacctggaggagaacccGGCGCTCTTAAAACATCCTGAGGTTAAAGAAAGCTGGTGAGGACCCAGTGTTctgaagaaccagaaccagaaccagaaccagaaccgcctGTGTGGTCAGAGCAAGACCTTCTAGACCAGCACTCGGCCGATCACATGATCGCTGACTGAATTCTGATTGGCCGAGTCACGTGTGGCAGCCACGTTGCTCCCGTTCACACGGAGCAGCTGGAGGTGACCAGACCCCGGGAAAGCTACTCAGGTGTTCTGGATCACCTGGACAAGAGGT contains:
- the ctsa gene encoding lysosomal protective protein: MTRSDQRHCSARTGGLSKMQPFLWFYLAFLLGAGAAPAADEITFLPGLQKQPSFRQFSGYLNLADGKHLHYWFVESQNKPAADPVVLWLNGGPGCSSLDGLLTEHGPFLIQDDGVTLQYNPYSWNKVANMLYLESPVGVGFSYSDNKDYVTNDTEVSMNNYLALKEFFRLFPEYSSNELFLTGESYGGIYIPTLAERVMEDSSLNLQGVAVGNGMSSYELNDNSLVYFAYYHGLLGSQLWAELQTFCCSGGKCNFYDNKNPNCTESLTEVQVIVYTSGLNIYNLYAPCAGGVPHRFSVERGQLVIRDLGNNFINHQQTRQWNQKLLSLAALHLSVRLDPPCTNSTPSSLYLNNAYVRKALHISPQALDWAICSSEVNLNYGRLYMDVKKQYLKLLSALKYRVLVYNGDVDMACNFMGDEWFVESLQQQVEVQRRPWVYEGQDGRQIGGFVKEFNNISFLTVKGSGHMVPSDKPVAAFTMFSRFIKKQPY